From one Tetragenococcus osmophilus genomic stretch:
- a CDS encoding UxaA family hydrolase, with product MFYRLLNKDGTAGTRNLLAINTTVQCTEGVVNEAIEKIKH from the coding sequence ATTTTTTATAGGTTACTTAATAAAGATGGTACAGCAGGTACCAGAAATCTTTTAGCTATTAATACAACGGTTCAATGTACTGAAGGAGTAGTAAACGAAGCCATTGAGAAAATAAAACATTAA
- the garR gene encoding 2-hydroxy-3-oxopropionate reductase, whose amino-acid sequence MYIGFIGLGIMGKPMAKNLLKAGYDVIVFDFNENSVTELANEGANKAGSGKEVAEKTDIVITMLPNSPNVNAALFDENGIAEGLSAGKTVIDMSSISPVASQEFSTKLKELNVDFLDAPVSGGEPKAIDGTIAVMVGGDESVFNKYYDLMMTMAGSVTYVGEAGAGNITKLANQMVVATNIAAVGEAMSFVKKAGADPKLVFEAIRGGLAGSTVMDAKMPMILDRDFEPGFRIQLHIKDLQNALDTSHDVNASIPITAQLMEIMQALKIDGLEEKDHASIAQYFEKINNTTIESE is encoded by the coding sequence ATGTATATAGGATTTATCGGACTAGGAATTATGGGCAAGCCTATGGCAAAAAATCTATTAAAAGCAGGTTATGATGTTATAGTTTTTGATTTCAATGAGAACTCAGTAACTGAACTTGCTAACGAAGGAGCGAATAAAGCAGGCAGTGGAAAAGAAGTAGCAGAAAAAACAGATATTGTTATCACAATGTTACCAAACTCACCTAATGTAAATGCTGCGCTTTTTGATGAAAATGGTATTGCTGAAGGTTTGTCAGCTGGAAAAACAGTTATTGATATGAGCTCTATTTCTCCTGTAGCGAGTCAGGAATTCTCTACTAAGTTAAAAGAGCTAAATGTTGACTTTTTAGATGCTCCAGTTTCTGGGGGAGAACCAAAGGCCATCGATGGAACTATCGCTGTAATGGTTGGAGGAGATGAATCAGTATTTAATAAATATTACGACTTAATGATGACTATGGCTGGCTCAGTAACTTACGTTGGAGAAGCCGGCGCAGGAAATATTACTAAATTAGCTAATCAAATGGTGGTTGCTACAAATATAGCAGCAGTGGGTGAAGCAATGTCTTTTGTCAAAAAAGCTGGAGCAGATCCAAAACTAGTTTTTGAAGCTATTCGTGGTGGGCTAGCTGGAAGCACAGTAATGGATGCTAAAATGCCTATGATTTTAGATAGAGATTTTGAACCAGGATTTAGAATACAGCTCCATATTAAAGACTTACAGAACGCTTTAGATACTTCACATGATGTAAATGCTTCTATTCCAATTACTGCTCAATTAATGGAAATTATGCAGGCACTTAAAATAGACGGACTTGAAGAAAAAGATCACGCAAGCATTGCCCAATATTTTGAAAAAATTAATAATACTACTATTGAAAGTGAATAA
- a CDS encoding enolase C-terminal domain-like protein, with the protein MTVYPVAGYDSMLLNLSGAHGPFFTRNIVILEADSGEIGVGEVPGGQKITNTLMNAKELVVGRSIGEYKNILRDIKEKYIKLDIDGRGAQTFDLRTTVHVMTAIEAPLLDLLGKHFEVPVAALMGDGQVREKVEVLGYLFYVGNKDQTDLPYIENDDTSDDWGRLRREEAITPDSIVQLAKAAYDRYGFKDFKLKGGVFDGKEEIEAIKALKETYPNARITLDPNGAWTLNEAIELCEDMLGTLTYVEDPCGAEDEFSSREIMSEFKKVTGLPTATNMVATDWRQMRHSVNLDSVDIPLADPHFWTMEGSVRVAQLSHDFGMTWGAHSNNHFDISLAMVAHTAAAAPGNVNAIDTHWIWQDGQDLTKNAMKIENGSIDVPRDMIGLGIEMDMAKIKEANKLYIQNNLGTRDDSIAMKYLVPNWTFDNKKPSFVR; encoded by the coding sequence ATGACTGTTTATCCAGTAGCAGGCTACGATAGTATGTTATTAAATTTAAGCGGAGCACATGGCCCCTTTTTTACCCGCAACATTGTAATTTTGGAAGCAGATAGTGGTGAAATAGGCGTGGGAGAAGTTCCCGGCGGACAAAAAATAACTAATACGTTAATGAATGCTAAAGAGCTCGTTGTTGGAAGAAGTATTGGAGAATATAAGAATATTTTACGTGATATTAAGGAAAAATATATCAAGCTGGATATCGATGGAAGAGGTGCACAAACTTTTGATCTACGAACTACCGTACATGTTATGACAGCTATTGAAGCTCCTTTATTAGACTTACTTGGTAAGCATTTTGAAGTTCCAGTAGCTGCTTTAATGGGCGATGGACAAGTTCGTGAAAAAGTAGAAGTCCTTGGTTACCTTTTTTATGTAGGAAATAAAGATCAAACTGATTTACCATATATTGAAAATGACGATACTTCTGACGACTGGGGAAGACTTCGAAGAGAGGAAGCGATCACTCCTGACTCAATTGTTCAACTAGCAAAAGCCGCTTACGATCGTTATGGTTTTAAAGACTTTAAATTAAAAGGCGGCGTATTTGATGGAAAAGAAGAAATAGAGGCAATAAAAGCATTAAAAGAAACTTATCCCAATGCTCGAATTACACTAGATCCAAATGGTGCGTGGACCTTAAATGAAGCAATTGAACTATGTGAAGATATGCTTGGTACTTTGACATATGTTGAAGACCCTTGTGGAGCAGAAGATGAATTCTCTTCACGGGAAATAATGTCAGAGTTTAAGAAAGTTACAGGACTTCCAACAGCGACTAATATGGTGGCTACAGATTGGAGACAAATGAGACATTCTGTAAACTTAGACAGTGTAGATATTCCGTTAGCTGATCCCCATTTTTGGACAATGGAAGGTTCTGTTAGAGTGGCACAATTATCTCATGATTTTGGAATGACATGGGGAGCACATTCCAATAATCATTTTGACATTTCTTTAGCTATGGTTGCTCATACTGCTGCTGCAGCACCAGGAAACGTAAATGCTATAGACACACATTGGATTTGGCAAGATGGACAAGATTTAACGAAAAACGCTATGAAGATTGAAAATGGAAGTATTGATGTGCCTAGAGATATGATTGGGTTAGGTATTGAAATGGATATGGCTAAAATTAAAGAAGCAAATAAACTATATATTCAAAACAATCTTGGTACAAGAGATGATTCAATAGCAATGAAATATCTTGTCCCTAATTGGACTTTTGATAATAAAAAGCCATCTTTTGTTAGATAA
- a CDS encoding dihydrodipicolinate synthase family protein translates to MELEDLKGIIVPLLTPVDEDENIDEKKLRKIVEHVITHGIHGILAFGSNSEFYMFDEDEQIEGMKIIIDQTKGRVPLYFGIGAIRTKHAIRLAKKAAQLDINGISILQPMFIRPTEEALYNHFKTIAEAVPEKFVLLYNNPGKTGYAISLNNVEKLANNVKNIVGMKDSSGDLTYTSEVIRRNNDIGFRVFTGKDTITYPGLCIGAVGAVMSTGNMFTELVTDIYNNYVEGNYEKALELQFKLNPVRISQDAASFPAATKDMANLLGMEVGKSVLPTPESKGKVLEDMKRTIKDANLL, encoded by the coding sequence ATGGAATTAGAAGATTTAAAAGGTATTATTGTACCATTACTTACGCCAGTTGATGAAGATGAAAACATTGATGAAAAAAAGTTGAGAAAAATTGTTGAACATGTAATTACTCATGGTATACACGGAATTTTGGCTTTTGGTAGTAATAGTGAATTTTATATGTTTGATGAAGATGAGCAAATAGAAGGAATGAAAATTATTATTGATCAAACAAAGGGACGGGTACCACTATATTTTGGTATTGGTGCTATTCGTACAAAGCATGCAATTCGTTTGGCTAAAAAAGCAGCTCAACTTGACATAAATGGAATTTCCATACTGCAACCAATGTTTATAAGACCTACTGAAGAAGCCTTGTATAACCATTTTAAAACGATAGCAGAAGCAGTTCCTGAGAAATTTGTTCTTTTGTATAATAATCCGGGGAAAACAGGGTATGCTATTAGCTTAAATAATGTAGAAAAGTTAGCTAATAATGTTAAAAATATTGTTGGAATGAAGGATTCTAGCGGTGATTTAACCTATACAAGCGAAGTAATTAGACGAAATAATGATATTGGATTCCGTGTGTTTACAGGTAAAGATACTATTACTTATCCAGGACTTTGTATTGGTGCTGTAGGCGCAGTTATGTCAACAGGGAATATGTTTACTGAACTTGTAACCGATATCTATAATAACTATGTGGAAGGCAATTATGAAAAGGCACTCGAACTACAATTTAAATTAAATCCAGTTCGCATATCCCAAGATGCCGCTAGTTTCCCTGCAGCAACAAAAGATATGGCTAATTTGTTAGGAATGGAGGTAGGTAAGTCAGTTCTTCCTACACCAGAGTCAAAAGGGAAGGTTCTTGAAGATATGAAGAGGACAATAAAAGATGCTAATTTGCTGTAA
- a CDS encoding helix-turn-helix domain-containing protein: MKTKRIVVHILELIEQENISLRELGRQADIQISALSPLASGKKQRIDLGHLKRIAEALDIDDMNKIISIEDEEDV, encoded by the coding sequence ATGAAAACAAAAAGAATTGTGGTTCATATATTAGAACTAATTGAACAAGAAAATATAAGCTTGCGGGAATTAGGTAGACAAGCAGATATCCAAATTTCTGCGTTAAGCCCACTTGCTAGTGGGAAAAAGCAACGAATAGACCTGGGACATCTTAAAAGAATCGCCGAGGCCTTAGACATTGATGACATGAATAAAATCATCTCCATTGAAGACGAAGAAGACGTATAG
- the aldA gene encoding aldehyde dehydrogenase, translating into MGTVARGNEEDVQQAVEGSIKAQKSWTNVNRPERANIVLQLAEQLDNNKEEIAKIYQQEQGKVYSDALGEIEGSISYIKYMASLAQKDKGEVIQNQVDHETILLVKKPIGVTAGIVPWNAPIFVLMRKMIPALITGCSIVVKPSGETPFGTFKIAELIQNTDIPAGLVQIITGRGSEVGNMLAKDKRIDMISLTGSTGAGKSVMEASTANVKKVNLELGGNAPAIVTNHADIDKAVKYIVMARIKNSGQVCTCPERIYVQSDVYDEFVKKVTDKMSQVDIGDPTLPNTDIGPIINRKQLESIDQKVQDAVSKGAKVLTGGHIIESDGNYYEPTVIVNVNEGSSVMNEEIFGPVLPIVQFNTLDEAITKANDSPYGLSSFAYTEDMKEAMELTNQLNIGEVYINCEAEEAMTGFHAGWRQSGLGGADGQHGFEEYLNTTVSYLRYE; encoded by the coding sequence ATTGGAACAGTTGCAAGAGGGAACGAAGAAGATGTCCAACAAGCTGTGGAAGGATCGATAAAAGCACAAAAATCCTGGACAAATGTGAACCGTCCTGAAAGAGCTAATATTGTTTTGCAACTAGCTGAACAACTAGATAATAACAAAGAAGAAATTGCGAAAATTTATCAACAAGAACAAGGAAAAGTTTATTCTGACGCTTTAGGTGAAATTGAGGGTTCTATCAGTTATATTAAGTACATGGCATCCTTAGCGCAGAAAGATAAAGGTGAGGTAATACAAAACCAAGTGGATCACGAAACGATTCTATTAGTCAAAAAACCTATAGGCGTTACCGCTGGTATTGTTCCGTGGAATGCTCCCATTTTTGTTTTGATGCGTAAGATGATTCCTGCTTTAATCACTGGTTGTTCGATTGTGGTTAAACCTAGTGGTGAAACGCCATTTGGAACTTTTAAAATCGCTGAATTGATTCAAAATACAGATATTCCAGCTGGTTTGGTACAAATTATTACTGGTCGAGGCTCTGAAGTTGGTAATATGTTAGCTAAAGACAAGCGTATTGATATGATTTCATTGACAGGAAGTACTGGTGCCGGAAAGTCAGTTATGGAAGCTTCTACAGCAAATGTGAAAAAGGTCAATCTTGAACTAGGAGGGAATGCTCCTGCTATTGTGACCAATCATGCGGATATAGATAAAGCTGTGAAATATATTGTGATGGCTCGTATAAAAAATAGCGGCCAGGTATGTACTTGTCCAGAAAGAATCTATGTCCAATCAGATGTTTACGATGAATTTGTCAAAAAAGTAACAGATAAGATGAGCCAAGTTGATATAGGCGATCCAACACTTCCAAATACTGACATAGGACCAATTATTAACCGGAAACAATTAGAGTCAATCGATCAAAAAGTACAAGACGCAGTATCTAAAGGAGCAAAAGTACTTACTGGTGGTCACATTATCGAAAGTGATGGGAACTATTATGAACCAACAGTTATTGTAAATGTTAATGAAGGTTCTAGTGTCATGAACGAAGAAATTTTTGGGCCTGTATTGCCTATAGTTCAATTTAATACGCTGGATGAAGCAATTACTAAAGCAAACGATTCACCATATGGCCTTTCGTCATTTGCTTACACTGAAGATATGAAAGAAGCTATGGAACTTACAAATCAATTAAATATTGGTGAAGTCTATATTAATTGTGAAGCCGAAGAAGCAATGACGGGCTTCCATGCTGGTTGGAGACAATCCGGTCTTGGAGGCGCAGATGGTCAGCACGGATTTGAAGAATATTTGAATACTACGGTTAGCTATCTACGTTATGAATAA
- a CDS encoding helix-turn-helix domain-containing protein encodes MKAGYQPKKIVLHIDKLARENYDSLRDMGIDTDIQISSLSHLARNDRKRIDLGHLQRIAEALNLTDMNEIISIENDDSYKDDEI; translated from the coding sequence ATGAAAGCTGGATACCAACCTAAAAAGATTGTTCTTCACATAGATAAACTTGCTAGGGAAAACTATGATTCGCTAAGAGATATGGGGATAGACACAGACATTCAAATTTCTTCACTAAGCCATTTAGCTAGAAATGACCGAAAACGTATTGACCTTGGTCACCTTCAAAGAATTGCAGAAGCTTTAAACCTTACCGATATGAACGAAATTATCTCAATTGAAAATGATGATTCTTATAAAGATGATGAAATTTAA
- a CDS encoding GntP family permease encodes MEATVSSTQLLVGLLVGIATLIFLAMKTRIHTFVALLIASIVTGLIGGLPFENVMESITEGFGNTLGSTGIIIGLGVMMGAVLEKSGAAERMAFSIIKLIGQGKEEWALSFAGYIVAIPVFSDSGLVILTPLAKSLSRTTGKSVVGLGLALATGLQLTHVFVPPTPGPLTVAGILNIDLGIMIITGIALTIPTIIASTIYCIWVGKKIYQVPNEDGTEYIRKDYKEEYIKSIDNINQMMEEKNLPNTMMSFAPIIVPIIFILSDTVMNFLNIQGPLTTVTGFIGNPIIALIIGLVLSIYGLAKRFTKDELMTAMEDGIKTTGMIMLVTGAGGALGYVVQDAGIGNALGEAIISLNIPGILIPFIIAAMMRISLGSATVALVTAATLTAPLVSQLGLDPTLVGMSTCAGAVSFSYFNDSGFWVFNGLYGLKSIKDQFMCKTVISFVGAGTALIVVLVANAFVG; translated from the coding sequence ATGGAAGCAACAGTTAGTAGCACGCAACTATTGGTTGGTTTATTAGTTGGTATAGCAACTTTGATATTTCTAGCAATGAAAACACGTATTCATACATTTGTAGCATTATTAATTGCCTCTATTGTTACAGGATTAATCGGAGGACTGCCTTTTGAAAATGTAATGGAGTCTATAACTGAAGGCTTCGGAAATACTCTTGGAAGTACCGGTATTATTATCGGGTTAGGCGTCATGATGGGAGCAGTTTTAGAAAAATCCGGAGCAGCTGAGAGGATGGCCTTTTCAATCATTAAATTGATTGGCCAGGGAAAAGAAGAATGGGCGTTAAGTTTCGCAGGATATATAGTTGCTATTCCAGTTTTTTCAGACTCTGGACTAGTTATTTTAACCCCGCTAGCTAAGTCTCTTTCAAGGACTACTGGGAAAAGCGTGGTGGGGCTTGGTTTAGCTCTTGCTACTGGTCTTCAATTAACACATGTGTTTGTTCCACCTACTCCGGGGCCTCTAACCGTAGCTGGGATATTAAATATTGATCTTGGAATTATGATTATTACGGGAATAGCTCTAACGATACCAACAATTATTGCTTCAACGATCTATTGTATTTGGGTAGGTAAAAAAATCTATCAAGTGCCTAATGAGGATGGAACAGAGTATATACGTAAAGATTATAAGGAAGAATATATTAAGTCTATTGATAATATTAACCAAATGATGGAAGAAAAAAACTTGCCTAATACGATGATGTCTTTTGCACCAATAATAGTTCCAATTATTTTTATTCTTTCTGATACTGTAATGAATTTTTTAAATATACAAGGCCCTTTAACTACCGTAACTGGATTCATTGGTAATCCAATTATCGCTTTGATCATAGGTTTAGTTCTTTCTATATATGGACTTGCGAAAAGATTTACGAAAGATGAACTTATGACTGCTATGGAAGATGGAATAAAAACAACTGGGATGATTATGCTTGTTACAGGAGCTGGTGGTGCTTTAGGTTATGTAGTTCAAGATGCTGGAATTGGGAATGCACTAGGAGAAGCTATCATTTCATTAAATATTCCAGGGATTTTAATCCCATTCATTATTGCTGCAATGATGCGAATTTCTTTAGGAAGCGCGACAGTGGCCTTAGTAACTGCAGCTACTTTAACAGCGCCGTTAGTATCTCAGCTAGGGTTAGATCCTACACTTGTAGGAATGTCAACTTGTGCTGGGGCAGTATCTTTTAGCTATTTTAACGATAGTGGATTTTGGGTATTTAATGGCCTGTATGGTTTAAAAAGTATAAAAGATCAATTTATGTGTAAAACTGTAATTTCATTTGTAGGGGCAGGGACTGCGTTAATAGTAGTATTAGTTGCTAATGCTTTTGTAGGCTAA